Proteins from a genomic interval of Micromonospora sp. NBC_00389:
- the rpmB gene encoding 50S ribosomal protein L28, which produces MASVCDVCGKGPGFGHNVSHSHRRTNRRWNPNIQSVRTPAGGGNTKKLQVCTSCIKAGKVTRA; this is translated from the coding sequence GTGGCTAGCGTGTGCGACGTCTGTGGCAAGGGACCGGGCTTCGGCCACAACGTGTCCCACTCGCACCGGCGGACCAACCGCCGCTGGAACCCGAACATCCAGTCGGTGCGTACCCCGGCCGGTGGCGGCAACACCAAGAAGTTGCAGGTCTGCACCTCGTGCATCAAGGCCGGCAAGGTCACCCGCGCCTGA
- a CDS encoding DAK2 domain-containing protein: MLDTLDAAAVRRWCASGLAALKRHQGEIDQLNVYPVPDGDTGTNLVLTLTSAQQALAMDLDTLPNSGPTAHGHALRLMAQGALLGARGNSGVILSQILRGFADAVVAVPAVRGRELATALRSATAAAYTAVARPVEGTLLTVVGAAALAAERTDSDDLPAVARAAARAAAEALARTPEQLPALARAGVVDAGGRGLCVLLDALVEVLTGEVAARLAPAPRSARPAATVARETGSDEYAYEVQFLLDADAEAVAGMRQALNALGDSLVVVGDGHEPEGTWNVHVHVNDVGAAVEAGVAAGRPYRISVTRFADQSEPSLGPATDGRAAVVVATGVGIAGLFAAEGATVVPGNPSTGELLDAVRSTGAARVVVLPNDPNTEAVASAAAREAHRYGIKVSVVPTRSPVQALAALAVRDGARRFEDDVIAMAEAAGACRYAEVCHASREALTVAGPCRPGDVLALVEGEVHLIGTDLTDTCAAVVDRMLGGGGELVTLLAGVDAPAGLTDAVRAHVARRWPFVEVQAYPGGQPYYPLLVGVE; this comes from the coding sequence GTGCTGGACACCCTCGACGCCGCCGCGGTCCGTCGCTGGTGCGCGAGCGGGCTGGCCGCGCTGAAGCGCCACCAGGGTGAGATCGACCAGCTGAACGTCTATCCGGTGCCCGACGGCGACACCGGCACCAACCTGGTGCTCACCCTCACCTCGGCCCAGCAGGCTCTGGCGATGGACCTGGACACCCTCCCAAACAGCGGGCCGACCGCGCACGGGCACGCGTTGCGGCTGATGGCCCAGGGCGCGCTGCTCGGCGCACGCGGCAACTCTGGGGTGATCCTGTCGCAGATCCTGCGCGGCTTCGCCGACGCGGTCGTCGCCGTGCCGGCGGTGCGCGGCCGGGAGTTGGCCACCGCGCTGCGGTCCGCCACCGCCGCCGCGTACACGGCGGTCGCCCGGCCGGTGGAGGGCACCCTGCTCACCGTGGTCGGCGCGGCCGCTCTCGCGGCCGAGCGCACGGACAGCGACGACCTGCCGGCGGTGGCCCGGGCCGCGGCGCGGGCGGCGGCCGAGGCGCTGGCCCGGACCCCGGAGCAGCTGCCGGCCCTGGCCCGCGCCGGCGTGGTCGACGCAGGCGGCCGAGGGCTCTGCGTGCTGCTCGACGCCCTGGTCGAGGTGCTCACCGGGGAGGTCGCCGCCCGGCTCGCGCCGGCGCCGCGCTCCGCCCGGCCGGCGGCCACCGTTGCCCGGGAGACAGGCTCCGACGAGTACGCCTACGAGGTGCAGTTCCTCCTCGACGCCGACGCCGAGGCGGTGGCTGGGATGCGCCAGGCGCTGAACGCACTGGGGGATTCGCTGGTCGTCGTCGGCGACGGGCATGAGCCGGAAGGCACCTGGAACGTGCACGTGCACGTCAACGACGTGGGCGCGGCGGTCGAGGCGGGCGTCGCCGCCGGTCGCCCGTACCGGATCTCGGTGACCCGCTTCGCCGACCAGTCGGAGCCGTCCCTCGGCCCGGCGACGGACGGCCGAGCCGCCGTGGTGGTGGCCACCGGCGTCGGGATCGCCGGGCTGTTCGCCGCGGAGGGCGCCACCGTCGTGCCGGGCAACCCGTCCACCGGCGAGCTGTTGGACGCGGTGCGCAGCACCGGCGCGGCCCGGGTGGTGGTGCTGCCCAACGACCCGAACACCGAGGCCGTGGCGAGCGCGGCGGCCCGCGAGGCACACCGGTACGGCATCAAGGTGAGCGTGGTGCCGACCCGTTCGCCGGTCCAGGCGCTGGCCGCCCTCGCGGTCCGCGACGGCGCCCGCCGCTTCGAGGACGACGTGATCGCGATGGCCGAGGCGGCCGGCGCCTGCCGCTACGCCGAGGTCTGCCACGCCAGCCGGGAGGCGCTGACCGTGGCCGGCCCGTGCCGCCCTGGCGACGTGCTGGCGCTGGTCGAGGGGGAGGTGCACCTGATCGGCACCGACCTGACCGACACCTGCGCGGCCGTCGTCGACCGGATGCTCGGCGGCGGCGGGGAACTGGTCACCCTGCTGGCCGGGGTGGACGCGCCGGCCGGGCTCACCGATGCCGTCCGTGCGCACGTCGCGCGGCGCTGGCCGTTCGTCGAGGTGCAGGCGTACCCCGGCGGCCAGCCGTATTATCCGCTCCTGGTGGGAGTCGAATGA
- a CDS encoding Lrp/AsnC ligand binding domain-containing protein yields MVQAYILIQTEVGRARDVAGLIADLAGVVRVDAVTGPYDVVVLTEANTVDELGKLIVSKVQMVPGITRTLTCSVVRL; encoded by the coding sequence GTGGTACAGGCGTACATCCTCATCCAGACCGAGGTCGGCCGGGCACGTGACGTGGCCGGTCTCATCGCGGACCTTGCCGGCGTGGTGCGCGTCGACGCCGTCACCGGGCCGTACGACGTGGTCGTCCTCACCGAGGCGAACACCGTCGACGAGCTCGGCAAACTCATCGTCAGCAAGGTGCAGATGGTGCCTGGCATCACCCGCACCCTCACGTGTTCGGTGGTGCGGCTGTAA
- a CDS encoding DUF3515 family protein, with translation MDEIRPSSSAALDGDGSDATRDVADGTGPADGIREPAEPATDAPAGRDRTIRGAALLATLIALPVTLLVAVLAFAKLSPADPAAAPSPSATTARVQSTAPVEMAAPALAARPATVCRALLSQLPQSIRDLTQRPVTAGPEQNAAYGDPALTVACGGTEPAFPATDEVWRVNSVCWHSVVQGDATVLTTVDRETPVTVRVPLSYEQPLQWVSPLSDAVVASVPSGGAIPAGCRA, from the coding sequence GTGGACGAGATCAGGCCCTCCTCTTCCGCAGCTCTCGACGGCGACGGGTCCGACGCGACGCGTGACGTGGCCGACGGGACCGGGCCGGCTGACGGTATCCGCGAGCCGGCCGAACCGGCCACGGACGCGCCGGCCGGCCGGGACCGGACCATTCGCGGCGCCGCCCTGCTGGCCACGTTGATCGCGCTGCCGGTCACGCTGCTGGTGGCCGTGCTGGCCTTCGCCAAGCTCTCCCCGGCCGATCCGGCTGCCGCGCCCAGCCCCTCCGCGACCACCGCCCGGGTGCAGTCCACCGCCCCGGTCGAGATGGCCGCCCCGGCGTTGGCCGCCCGCCCGGCCACGGTCTGCCGCGCCCTGCTCTCCCAGCTACCGCAGAGCATCCGCGACCTGACCCAGCGCCCGGTCACCGCCGGCCCGGAGCAGAACGCCGCGTACGGCGACCCGGCGCTCACCGTCGCCTGCGGCGGCACCGAGCCGGCCTTCCCGGCCACCGACGAGGTCTGGCGGGTGAACTCGGTCTGCTGGCACTCGGTCGTGCAGGGCGACGCGACCGTGCTCACCACGGTCGACCGGGAGACGCCGGTGACGGTGCGCGTTCCACTCTCGTACGAGCAGCCGTTGCAGTGGGTGTCACCGCTCTCCGACGCGGTCGTGGCATCGGTGCCCTCCGGGGGCGCCATCCCCGCCGGCTGCCGGGCCTGA
- a CDS encoding thiamine-phosphate kinase, whose amino-acid sequence MAGIGEFGLIGRITARLPSGPMTLLGPGDDAAVVAAPDGRVAASTDVLVDGRHFRRDWCSARDVGHRAAAANLADIAAMGATPTALLVALCMPADLETSWAEELADGLGAEAATVGASVVGGDMSSSPTLTIAVTALGDLGGRPPVVRSGARPGDVLALAGRMGYAAAGLTVLTRGFRTPRLLVEAYRRPEVPYSAGPQAARLGATSMIDVSDGLLADVGHVAAASGVAIDVRRDAFEVPRQMADAAQALGVDPYTWILAGGEDHALAATFPPAVALPPEWRPIGLVTAGAGVTVDGAAYDGPRGWDHFR is encoded by the coding sequence GTGGCCGGGATCGGCGAGTTCGGGTTGATCGGGCGGATCACCGCCCGGCTGCCGTCCGGGCCGATGACCCTGCTCGGCCCAGGGGACGACGCGGCGGTGGTGGCCGCCCCGGATGGCCGGGTGGCGGCCTCCACCGACGTGCTGGTCGACGGGCGGCACTTCCGGCGGGACTGGTGCTCGGCGCGGGACGTCGGGCATCGAGCGGCGGCGGCCAACCTGGCCGACATCGCGGCGATGGGCGCCACCCCGACCGCCCTGTTGGTCGCCCTCTGCATGCCCGCGGACCTGGAGACCAGCTGGGCCGAGGAGTTGGCCGACGGGCTGGGCGCCGAGGCGGCCACGGTCGGCGCGAGCGTGGTCGGCGGGGACATGTCGTCCAGCCCCACCCTGACCATCGCGGTCACCGCGTTGGGTGACCTCGGTGGCCGCCCGCCGGTCGTGCGCTCCGGCGCCCGCCCCGGCGACGTGCTGGCCCTGGCCGGCCGCATGGGGTACGCGGCGGCCGGACTGACCGTGCTCACCCGCGGCTTCCGCACCCCCCGGCTGCTGGTCGAGGCGTACCGGCGGCCGGAGGTGCCGTACTCGGCCGGGCCGCAGGCCGCCCGGCTCGGCGCCACCTCCATGATCGACGTGTCAGACGGGTTGCTCGCCGACGTCGGGCACGTGGCGGCGGCCAGCGGGGTGGCGATCGACGTGCGCCGGGACGCGTTCGAGGTACCCCGGCAGATGGCCGACGCCGCGCAGGCGCTCGGCGTCGACCCATACACCTGGATCCTGGCCGGTGGCGAGGACCACGCGTTGGCCGCGACCTTCCCCCCGGCGGTCGCGTTGCCGCCGGAGTGGCGGCCGATCGGCCTGGTCACGGCCGGTGCCGGGGTCACCGTCGATGGGGCGGCCTACGACGGCCCGCGCGGTTGGGACCACTTCCGGTGA
- a CDS encoding GNAT family N-acetyltransferase encodes MSEIEIRVVRFDAPVAQQLISAALADLGARYGGTGDDTPVDATEFEPPDGAFLIAFLAGEPVGCGGWRSHGADTAELKRMYTAPVARGRGVARTVLAAVERSAREQGRKRMVLECGDKQPEAIAMYTSAGYDQIPNFGFYKDAEGCVSFGRTL; translated from the coding sequence GTGAGTGAGATCGAGATCCGGGTGGTGCGGTTCGACGCGCCGGTGGCGCAGCAGTTGATCAGTGCCGCGCTGGCCGACCTCGGTGCCCGCTACGGCGGCACCGGCGACGACACCCCGGTGGACGCGACTGAGTTCGAGCCGCCGGACGGCGCCTTCCTCATCGCCTTTCTGGCCGGCGAGCCGGTCGGCTGCGGCGGCTGGCGCAGCCACGGCGCGGACACCGCGGAGCTGAAGCGGATGTACACCGCCCCGGTGGCCCGTGGGCGGGGTGTGGCCCGGACGGTGCTGGCCGCCGTCGAGCGCTCGGCCCGCGAGCAGGGCCGCAAGCGGATGGTCCTGGAGTGCGGGGACAAGCAGCCCGAGGCGATCGCCATGTACACCTCCGCCGGCTACGACCAGATCCCGAACTTCGGCTTCTACAAGGACGCGGAGGGCTGCGTCTCCTTCGGCCGCACCCTCTGA
- a CDS encoding ROK family protein → MGSAGVPVVVGLDNGGTSNNATVLTVDGRFLVDGLLEIPSEVRDGPDAAIEALARALDGALAQTGVPRELVRAVGLDTPGPASATGVISSRGSTNFSQPAWRGFDVRGALERRLGLPVVYHNDGNAAALYAHHVYFGAEAMNRSSVSAIVGTGLGGGVVESGRVIAGAAGMAGELGHVHIPLTGLLGPGQPEPTCACGFVGDVESVASLTGIERNLLPYWLTRYPDHPLTAEPVARAAKLVRGYGERGDALARDLFAQQAMALARLFTVAANFTDPHAYFVGGGVVEAAPEFRDWFLATVREHTVLREEQAAVATFALVPERDMAGARGVAIAALEALRAVPEPRPLVA, encoded by the coding sequence GTGGGCAGCGCAGGGGTGCCGGTGGTCGTCGGGCTGGACAACGGCGGCACCAGCAACAACGCCACGGTGCTGACGGTCGACGGCCGCTTCCTGGTGGACGGGCTGTTGGAGATCCCGAGCGAGGTGCGGGACGGGCCGGACGCGGCGATCGAGGCGCTGGCCCGGGCGCTGGACGGGGCCCTGGCGCAGACCGGTGTGCCGCGCGAGCTGGTCCGGGCGGTCGGGCTGGACACCCCCGGCCCGGCCAGCGCCACCGGCGTCATCTCCTCGCGGGGTTCCACCAACTTCTCCCAGCCGGCCTGGCGCGGCTTCGACGTGCGCGGCGCGTTGGAGCGGCGGCTCGGCCTGCCGGTGGTCTACCACAACGACGGCAACGCGGCCGCGCTCTACGCCCACCATGTGTACTTCGGCGCCGAGGCGATGAACCGGTCGTCGGTCTCCGCGATCGTCGGCACCGGCCTCGGCGGCGGGGTGGTCGAGAGCGGCCGGGTGATCGCCGGCGCGGCCGGGATGGCCGGGGAGCTGGGTCACGTGCACATCCCGCTGACCGGGCTGCTCGGCCCGGGGCAGCCGGAGCCCACGTGCGCCTGCGGCTTCGTCGGGGACGTCGAGAGCGTCGCCTCGCTGACCGGCATCGAGCGCAATCTGCTGCCGTACTGGCTGACCCGGTATCCCGACCACCCGCTCACGGCGGAGCCGGTGGCCCGGGCGGCGAAGCTGGTCCGGGGCTACGGCGAGCGGGGGGACGCGCTGGCCCGGGACCTCTTCGCCCAGCAGGCGATGGCGCTGGCCCGGTTGTTCACCGTGGCGGCCAACTTCACCGACCCGCACGCGTACTTCGTCGGCGGCGGGGTGGTGGAGGCGGCGCCGGAGTTCCGCGACTGGTTCCTGGCGACGGTCCGCGAGCACACCGTGCTCCGGGAGGAGCAGGCGGCGGTGGCCACCTTCGCCCTGGTGCCGGAGCGGGACATGGCCGGTGCCCGCGGGGTGGCGATCGCCGCGCTGGAGGCGCTACGTGCCGTGCCGGAGCCCAGGCCGCTGGTGGCCTGA
- a CDS encoding D-alanine--D-alanine ligase family protein, with protein sequence MTTPGRTRVAIVFGGRSPEHGISCVSAGSVFGALDPDEYEVVPVGITRAGQWVLTSGDPAQLAINARQLPEITADSGEDIVLRADPTGNGLMVLDPTEGPRALADVDVVFPVLHGTYGEDGTIQGMLEMAGIPYVGANVFASAAAMDKEFTKKLCAVEGIPVGPYAVLRNGMTLSEQDKDRLGLPIFVKPSRAGSSFGITRVTDWAQLDAAVATARQFDPKVIIEAAIVGREIECGVLEGEAGGAPEASVLAEVRVVADHDFYDFEAKYLDDSCEYDIPAGLPEKVTRQVQEYAVRAFTALDCAGLARADFFVTPELDIYLNEINTMPGFTPTSMFPRMWAASGLEYPKLVNRLIRTAQRRGVGLH encoded by the coding sequence GTGACCACCCCAGGCAGGACCCGCGTGGCGATCGTCTTCGGCGGCCGCAGCCCGGAGCACGGCATCTCCTGCGTCAGCGCGGGCAGCGTGTTCGGCGCGCTCGACCCGGACGAGTACGAGGTGGTGCCGGTGGGCATCACCCGGGCTGGCCAGTGGGTGTTGACCAGCGGTGATCCCGCCCAGCTCGCGATCAACGCCCGCCAACTGCCGGAGATCACCGCCGATTCCGGCGAGGACATCGTGCTGCGTGCCGACCCGACCGGCAACGGGCTGATGGTGCTCGACCCGACCGAGGGCCCCCGGGCGCTGGCCGACGTGGACGTGGTCTTCCCGGTGCTGCACGGCACGTACGGCGAGGACGGCACCATCCAGGGAATGCTGGAGATGGCCGGCATCCCCTACGTCGGGGCGAACGTGTTCGCCTCCGCCGCAGCGATGGACAAGGAGTTCACCAAGAAGCTCTGCGCGGTCGAGGGCATCCCGGTCGGCCCGTATGCGGTGCTGCGCAACGGCATGACGCTCAGCGAGCAGGACAAGGATCGGCTCGGCCTGCCGATCTTCGTCAAGCCGTCCCGGGCCGGCTCGTCGTTCGGCATCACCCGGGTCACCGACTGGGCGCAGCTGGACGCGGCCGTCGCCACCGCCCGGCAGTTCGACCCGAAGGTCATCATCGAGGCCGCGATCGTCGGCCGCGAGATCGAGTGCGGCGTGCTGGAGGGCGAGGCCGGCGGCGCGCCCGAGGCGTCCGTGCTGGCCGAGGTGCGGGTCGTCGCCGACCACGACTTCTACGACTTCGAGGCGAAGTACCTCGACGACTCCTGCGAGTACGACATTCCGGCCGGGCTGCCGGAGAAGGTGACCCGCCAGGTGCAGGAGTACGCCGTCCGCGCGTTCACGGCGCTGGACTGCGCCGGCCTGGCCCGCGCCGACTTCTTCGTCACCCCCGAGCTGGACATCTACCTCAACGAGATCAACACGATGCCCGGGTTCACCCCGACGTCGATGTTCCCGCGGATGTGGGCGGCCTCCGGCCTGGAGTACCCGAAGCTGGTCAACCGCCTGATCCGTACCGCCCAGCGACGCGGCGTCGGCCTGCACTGA
- a CDS encoding DUF397 domain-containing protein, with protein MTPTITAALAAAAWRKSSRSGDEGACVEVAAIPRLVAVRDSKDPAGPALLFPPAAWAAFAQAPPRP; from the coding sequence ATGACACCGACGATCACAGCGGCGCTGGCCGCGGCGGCATGGCGCAAGAGCAGCCGCAGCGGCGACGAGGGCGCCTGCGTGGAGGTGGCCGCGATCCCGCGGCTGGTGGCCGTCCGCGACTCCAAGGACCCGGCCGGCCCGGCCCTGCTGTTCCCGCCGGCCGCCTGGGCCGCCTTCGCCCAGGCACCGCCCCGCCCCTGA
- a CDS encoding ATP-grasp domain-containing protein, with amino-acid sequence MQLDLGRDEMVMVGTALDLLHGLGELLPTGSVVVVEEPDLIRRRDLDRHCAALPFVSRVVAAEYQTDLDPAALLAREPGLTAARLVVPGQEYGVLAAARLADALGLPGAGVKAAEIFTDKHRMRLLAAAAGLTNPAFALVGTAAEATAFAHRQGGRCVLKPTRRAGSLGVQIVPDPALVAAAWAASADPETSPDTTGRGLPTAVLAEQVLIGTEHSVELLVADGEVRFGNVTDKRVLAGGRPVETGHTVPSALPEDARRELLDVAARLAGAAGFRTGVLHSEWIRTADGPALVECAARLPGDLITALISVAYECGFVAAYLRTLRGERPNLPARPSGAAAVEFLLAPPGTVTAVDGVRAARRVPGVLDVGVGVAVGDQVAEVTSSVQRSGQVLAWGTDPAEATGAATRAAGGIRITTG; translated from the coding sequence GTGCAGCTGGACCTGGGCCGGGACGAGATGGTCATGGTGGGCACCGCGTTGGACCTGCTGCACGGGCTCGGCGAACTGCTGCCCACCGGCAGCGTGGTGGTGGTCGAGGAACCCGACCTGATCCGCCGCCGCGACCTCGACCGGCACTGCGCCGCGCTGCCGTTCGTCTCCCGGGTGGTGGCCGCGGAGTACCAGACCGACCTGGACCCGGCGGCGCTGCTCGCCCGGGAACCGGGGCTGACCGCCGCGCGGCTGGTGGTGCCCGGCCAGGAGTACGGGGTGCTCGCCGCGGCTCGGCTGGCCGACGCGCTCGGCCTGCCCGGTGCCGGCGTCAAGGCCGCCGAGATCTTCACCGACAAGCACCGGATGCGGTTGCTCGCCGCGGCAGCCGGCCTGACCAACCCGGCGTTCGCGCTGGTCGGCACCGCCGCCGAGGCGACCGCGTTCGCCCACCGACAGGGTGGGCGGTGCGTGTTGAAGCCGACCCGCCGCGCCGGCAGCCTCGGCGTGCAGATCGTCCCCGATCCGGCCCTGGTCGCCGCCGCGTGGGCCGCCAGCGCCGACCCGGAGACCTCCCCCGACACCACCGGCCGTGGCCTGCCGACCGCGGTCCTCGCCGAGCAGGTGCTGATCGGCACCGAACACAGCGTGGAACTGCTGGTGGCCGACGGCGAGGTGCGCTTCGGCAACGTCACGGACAAGCGGGTGCTGGCCGGTGGGCGTCCGGTCGAGACCGGACACACCGTGCCGTCCGCGCTGCCCGAGGATGCCCGGCGGGAGTTGCTCGACGTGGCGGCCCGGCTGGCCGGCGCCGCCGGCTTCCGCACCGGCGTGCTGCACAGCGAGTGGATCCGTACCGCCGACGGCCCGGCGTTGGTGGAGTGCGCCGCCCGGCTGCCCGGTGACCTGATCACCGCGCTGATCTCGGTCGCCTACGAGTGCGGGTTCGTGGCGGCGTACCTGCGGACTCTGCGCGGGGAACGCCCGAACCTGCCGGCACGGCCGTCCGGCGCGGCGGCGGTGGAGTTTCTGCTCGCCCCGCCGGGCACCGTCACCGCCGTGGACGGGGTACGCGCAGCCCGCCGGGTGCCCGGCGTGCTGGACGTCGGCGTGGGCGTGGCGGTGGGCGACCAGGTGGCCGAGGTCACCTCGTCGGTGCAGCGCAGCGGCCAGGTGCTGGCCTGGGGCACCGACCCGGCGGAGGCGACCGGCGCGGCCACCCGGGCAGCCGGCGGGATCCGGATCACCACCGGCTGA
- a CDS encoding helix-turn-helix domain-containing protein: MAPKTARARRLGIALRHHREAAGLTLETAADEINSTRSTLSRYENAQTLISPATVRALLTSYGVGADEVAAAVQLAKDARKPGWWVSYSYLLDPRTIDFIALEAEATAIANFEPSVVPGLLQTADYIRGVMRGGPHTLGDDLVEQRVKVRLDRQQRLTSDEPPILDAIIDEGALLRPVGDRSVMDGQLRHLVKMAELPNITVQVIPLSAGYHRGTRGSLHILEFADPEDPIIASVETVAGQMILDRAGETRTCTKIMEHLRSVALSPADSRDQLLTLLKGR, from the coding sequence ATGGCTCCGAAGACCGCCCGTGCCCGCCGGCTCGGCATCGCCCTGCGCCACCACCGGGAAGCCGCCGGGCTCACGCTGGAGACCGCCGCGGACGAGATCAACAGCACCCGCAGCACCCTGTCCCGGTACGAGAACGCGCAGACGCTGATCAGCCCGGCCACCGTGCGCGCCCTGCTCACCTCGTACGGGGTGGGCGCCGACGAGGTGGCCGCGGCGGTGCAGCTCGCCAAGGACGCCCGCAAGCCGGGCTGGTGGGTGTCGTACTCCTACCTGCTGGACCCACGCACCATCGACTTCATCGCCCTGGAGGCCGAGGCCACCGCGATCGCCAACTTCGAGCCCTCGGTCGTGCCCGGCCTGCTGCAGACGGCGGACTACATCCGAGGCGTGATGCGCGGCGGGCCGCACACCCTCGGCGACGACCTGGTGGAGCAGCGGGTCAAGGTCCGCCTCGACCGGCAACAGCGGCTCACCAGTGACGAGCCGCCCATCCTCGACGCGATCATCGACGAGGGCGCGCTGCTGCGCCCGGTCGGCGACCGGTCGGTGATGGACGGGCAACTACGCCACCTGGTCAAGATGGCCGAGCTGCCGAACATCACCGTCCAGGTGATCCCGCTCTCCGCCGGCTACCACCGGGGCACCCGCGGCTCGCTGCACATCCTGGAATTCGCCGATCCGGAGGACCCGATCATCGCCTCGGTGGAGACCGTCGCCGGCCAGATGATCCTCGACCGAGCCGGCGAGACACGCACCTGCACCAAGATCATGGAGCACCTGCGGAGCGTGGCGCTCAGCCCGGCCGACAGCCGCGACCAGCTCCTGACACTCCTGAAGGGACGGTAG
- a CDS encoding putative protein N(5)-glutamine methyltransferase, which translates to MAPPFSTDRPALVHRLRTAGCVYAEDEADLLLAAADTPAKLAALTDRRVAGEPLEHLLGWAEFCGRRIAVAAGVFVPRGRTALLVEAAAAVTGPAPAVVDLCCGSGATTVALAHRLAPRWLAAADIDPAAVACARRNLAGLAAEVFEGDLFAPLPSHWRGRLDLVVANAPYVPTAEVALMPAEARLHEAPVALDGGPDGLAVLRRVAAGAVRWLAPGGHLAVEVSAGQADALCAALRAAGLVPAVRHDEDLDATAVTARSPG; encoded by the coding sequence ATGGCACCACCGTTTTCCACCGACCGACCCGCCCTCGTGCACCGGCTGCGCACCGCCGGCTGTGTCTACGCCGAGGACGAGGCCGACCTGCTACTGGCCGCCGCCGACACCCCGGCGAAGTTGGCCGCCCTGACCGACCGCCGGGTGGCCGGCGAACCGCTGGAGCACCTGCTCGGCTGGGCGGAGTTCTGCGGCCGGCGGATCGCCGTCGCCGCAGGCGTCTTCGTGCCGCGCGGCCGGACCGCCCTGCTGGTCGAGGCGGCGGCCGCGGTGACCGGCCCGGCGCCGGCCGTGGTCGACCTCTGCTGCGGCTCCGGGGCCACCACGGTGGCGCTGGCGCACCGGCTCGCGCCCCGCTGGCTGGCCGCCGCCGACATCGACCCGGCGGCCGTGGCGTGCGCCCGCCGCAACCTCGCCGGGCTGGCCGCCGAGGTGTTCGAGGGTGACCTGTTCGCACCGCTGCCGTCGCACTGGCGGGGTCGGCTGGATCTGGTGGTCGCCAACGCCCCGTACGTGCCGACGGCCGAGGTGGCGCTGATGCCCGCCGAGGCGCGGCTGCACGAGGCCCCGGTGGCGCTCGACGGTGGGCCGGACGGGTTGGCCGTCCTGCGCCGGGTGGCCGCTGGCGCGGTCCGGTGGCTGGCACCCGGTGGACACCTGGCGGTGGAGGTCAGCGCCGGGCAGGCGGATGCGCTCTGCGCGGCGCTCCGCGCGGCCGGGCTGGTGCCGGCCGTACGGCACGACGAGGACCTGGACGCCACCGCGGTGACCGCCCGCAGCCCCGGCTGA